In Rhizobium gallicum bv. gallicum R602sp, the following proteins share a genomic window:
- a CDS encoding adenylate/guanylate cyclase domain-containing protein has product MVISSWLESLGCGQYASAFEINAIDAEMLPKLTSDDLKEIGVAPLAHRKKILEAIAGLDNGQAAPRLCLQADLTAVPPRPQPLSARPREAERRQLTVMFVDLVGSTGFSTHLDPEEMGALLREFQNAVAGDVVRFDGYVAKLMGDGVLCYFGWPQTHEDEAERAVKAGLAVVETVKGLSTKGGQQLSVRVGIATGLVVVGDLVGSGAAQENAVVGETPNLAARLQALAEPNTVLISELTFRLTGKLFEVKRIRPQKLHGFDTPTNSYQVIGEGRAESRFDALHAGGTAALAGRDLDLALLTERWNLATSGEGQVVELFGEAGIGKSRILEELRERLKEENVTYLRYFCSPYHTQSALFPVIDQLLRAASISRTDPPERQLAFLEGVLAATNNPQEEVPLIATLLSIPTGDRYPKPDLMPQKLKTRTFEVLVDQLVALAGAKPILMLLEDAHYLDPVSAELFDVIVDRIQKLPIMLVATSRPEGLVRWNGLPHATLLTLNRLSRAQAASIIMAMTGGKRLPPSVLDQILSKTEGVPLFIEELTKVILESGMLSDTGEDYELSGPLPPLAVPATLHDSLMARLDRLASVREVAQIGAVIGREFSHELLAAAAGLTEPELERATDQLVAAGLVFRRGGGGDVTYAFKHALVQDAAYGSLLLSRRQQLHARIAHIMEEHFPEKVEAEPELLAHHFNQACLLDKAVEYNELAGRRALSRSSISEALVRFRNALNGLAALPPCQERSRRELAIQVAFGSAQVAAHGFAAPETGAAYLRAQELCEELDEVHQLFPVLYGLCLYHLYAAELAEARRAADKLLELAGQNNDRGLSFFAHRAAGVSALPAGEFLRARAHLKEALSLYDPQEHRSEAFVYAFDPRVVCLDYLARTLLPLGLPDQAIAANDEAVREARSLGHRNSLALPLFFGGVVHQILGNREAVKSRAYELLEISEEAGFRFWQAGAMILHAWAIAEEGETDRGRSDLLRGIEEWRRTGAKYMSPYFSAVQAQIAMKAGHPGAALTLLVEAQQVIERTNERWFAAEVFRLQGEAMLQIDPERKTMAAERFGEALATARAQGARFWELRAALSLARIDNEVSAREQLARICESFTEGTALPDLKNAQLLSGHTAGAA; this is encoded by the coding sequence ATGGTTATTTCTTCCTGGCTGGAAAGCTTGGGATGTGGGCAGTACGCCTCGGCCTTCGAGATCAATGCGATTGACGCGGAGATGCTGCCGAAGCTGACCTCCGACGACCTTAAAGAGATCGGGGTGGCTCCCCTCGCGCACAGAAAGAAAATACTCGAGGCAATTGCTGGACTTGACAACGGCCAAGCGGCCCCGCGTCTTTGTCTTCAGGCGGATTTGACCGCCGTTCCTCCTCGTCCCCAACCATTGTCCGCGCGGCCCCGAGAGGCGGAAAGACGCCAGCTGACCGTGATGTTCGTCGACCTGGTGGGTTCTACTGGCTTTTCCACCCATCTCGATCCTGAGGAAATGGGCGCGCTGTTGCGTGAGTTCCAAAATGCCGTGGCGGGCGACGTCGTCCGCTTTGACGGCTACGTGGCGAAGCTGATGGGCGATGGCGTGCTTTGTTATTTCGGCTGGCCCCAGACCCACGAGGACGAAGCCGAGCGAGCCGTCAAGGCAGGTCTTGCGGTTGTAGAAACGGTCAAGGGCTTGTCGACCAAGGGCGGCCAGCAACTCTCCGTTCGTGTTGGGATAGCGACCGGTCTGGTGGTCGTCGGCGATTTAGTCGGGTCCGGCGCCGCTCAAGAGAATGCAGTTGTCGGCGAGACACCAAACCTCGCGGCCAGACTGCAAGCTCTCGCTGAACCGAACACGGTGCTGATTTCTGAACTTACATTCCGACTGACAGGTAAGCTCTTCGAGGTGAAGCGTATCCGTCCGCAGAAACTGCACGGTTTCGATACCCCCACGAATTCCTACCAAGTAATCGGGGAGGGCCGGGCGGAAAGCCGTTTCGACGCTCTCCACGCGGGAGGCACTGCTGCGCTGGCGGGGCGAGATCTTGACCTGGCCTTGTTGACCGAGCGATGGAATCTCGCGACGTCGGGGGAAGGTCAGGTTGTCGAGCTCTTTGGCGAAGCAGGGATCGGAAAGTCACGCATCCTCGAGGAACTTCGCGAACGGTTGAAGGAGGAGAACGTCACATATTTGCGTTATTTCTGCTCACCTTATCATACGCAGAGCGCGCTTTTCCCAGTGATTGACCAGTTGCTGCGCGCTGCCAGCATTTCACGGACGGATCCGCCCGAACGGCAGCTGGCGTTTCTAGAAGGAGTGCTTGCAGCGACCAATAATCCGCAGGAGGAAGTGCCGCTGATCGCCACCCTGCTGTCGATTCCCACGGGAGACCGTTATCCCAAACCCGATCTGATGCCGCAAAAGTTGAAAACGCGCACATTCGAGGTCTTGGTCGACCAACTGGTGGCCCTCGCGGGAGCAAAGCCTATTCTCATGCTGCTTGAGGATGCTCATTATCTTGATCCGGTATCGGCCGAGCTCTTCGATGTGATTGTGGATCGGATTCAAAAGCTTCCAATCATGCTCGTCGCCACATCCCGGCCGGAAGGCCTGGTTCGGTGGAATGGCCTTCCGCACGCAACTTTATTGACACTGAACCGATTGAGTCGTGCGCAGGCGGCCTCGATTATCATGGCCATGACAGGAGGAAAGCGTCTTCCACCCTCGGTTCTCGACCAAATTCTTTCAAAAACCGAGGGCGTGCCGCTTTTCATCGAGGAATTGACCAAGGTCATCTTGGAATCAGGCATGCTTAGCGACACCGGCGAGGATTACGAACTGTCAGGTCCCTTGCCTCCGCTTGCGGTACCCGCAACGCTGCACGACTCCTTGATGGCAAGGCTCGATCGGCTGGCGTCTGTCAGGGAGGTGGCTCAGATCGGTGCAGTGATCGGCCGGGAATTCAGTCACGAATTGCTGGCTGCTGCCGCTGGGCTGACAGAACCCGAGCTGGAGAGGGCGACTGACCAGCTTGTGGCCGCAGGCCTGGTATTCCGCCGTGGGGGAGGCGGCGATGTCACCTACGCCTTCAAACACGCACTGGTTCAAGATGCCGCTTACGGGAGCCTTTTATTGAGCCGACGCCAACAGCTACACGCGCGAATTGCACACATCATGGAGGAACACTTCCCTGAAAAGGTGGAAGCTGAGCCCGAGCTGCTTGCTCATCATTTCAACCAAGCCTGTCTTTTAGACAAGGCCGTCGAGTACAACGAATTGGCCGGACGGCGCGCGCTTTCGCGCTCCTCGATTTCGGAAGCCCTTGTCCGGTTCCGGAATGCCCTGAACGGATTGGCGGCCCTCCCGCCTTGCCAGGAGCGATCGCGGCGAGAACTAGCGATTCAGGTCGCGTTCGGCAGCGCGCAAGTGGCAGCGCATGGCTTTGCCGCACCGGAAACAGGAGCGGCGTACCTGCGGGCACAGGAGCTGTGCGAAGAGCTGGATGAGGTGCACCAGCTGTTCCCGGTCCTCTACGGCCTCTGTCTCTACCATCTCTATGCGGCCGAGCTTGCTGAAGCGCGTCGCGCCGCCGACAAGCTGCTGGAGCTGGCCGGTCAGAATAATGACCGCGGCCTGTCTTTCTTCGCCCATCGGGCGGCCGGTGTCAGCGCGCTTCCCGCGGGCGAATTTTTGCGTGCTCGCGCCCATTTGAAGGAAGCGCTGTCGCTTTATGACCCGCAGGAGCATCGGTCTGAAGCATTCGTGTATGCCTTTGACCCCCGCGTCGTCTGTCTCGACTACCTGGCCCGCACTCTATTGCCGCTTGGTTTGCCCGATCAGGCGATTGCGGCCAATGATGAAGCGGTGCGGGAAGCGAGAAGCTTAGGACACCGCAACAGTCTCGCCCTGCCTTTGTTTTTCGGGGGTGTCGTCCATCAGATACTAGGCAATCGGGAGGCTGTGAAGAGTCGGGCCTATGAACTCCTGGAAATCTCGGAAGAGGCGGGATTTCGCTTTTGGCAGGCAGGAGCAATGATCCTGCATGCCTGGGCAATTGCCGAGGAGGGCGAAACAGATCGTGGCAGATCCGATTTGTTGAGGGGTATTGAAGAGTGGCGTCGCACCGGGGCGAAGTATATGTCGCCGTACTTCTCGGCGGTTCAAGCCCAGATCGCCATGAAAGCCGGACATCCGGGTGCGGCCCTCACGCTCCTTGTGGAAGCACAGCAGGTCATCGAACGTACCAATGAGCGTTGGTTCGCGGCCGAGGTTTTCCGTCTTCAGGGAGAGGCCATGCTGCAAATCGATCCCGAACGGAAAACGATGGCTGCGGAGCGTTTCGGCGAGGCACTGGCCACTGCCCGAGCACAGGGCGCACGCTTTTGGGAATTGAGGGCAGCATTGAGCCTTGCGCGGATTGACAACGAAGTTTCTGCGCGTGAACAGCTTGCCCGAATTTGTGAAAGTTTCACAGAGGGTACGGCACTGCCAGACCTTAAGAACGCACAATTGCTAAGCGGACACACCGCAGGAGCAGCTTAG
- a CDS encoding GntR family transcriptional regulator: MRQASGSEAIDFPALLERPAKLRRVTAADAIFERLHADIVSLRMPPGIALQEKRIAEEFGVSRTPVREALLRLAEGGLVEIYPQSGTVVSRIPISAIPEAVVVRKALEGTTIESAARMAKPHHIARLDAIISRQKALAALGDVSSFHEEDEAFHEAIIQIAGYPGIWTILKTVKVQIDRARRLTLPALGRMDNVVPEHCAIRDAIAAHDENAARNAMLHHLSAVIPDVAELRTRYPDYFC; this comes from the coding sequence ATGCGGCAGGCGTCCGGTTCCGAAGCGATCGACTTTCCGGCTCTTTTGGAAAGACCGGCGAAGCTTCGCCGCGTAACGGCGGCGGATGCGATTTTCGAGCGGCTTCATGCCGACATCGTTTCGCTGCGCATGCCGCCGGGAATTGCGCTTCAGGAAAAGCGAATCGCCGAGGAATTCGGCGTCAGCCGCACGCCGGTGCGTGAAGCGCTGCTTCGTCTTGCCGAAGGCGGGCTCGTGGAGATTTATCCGCAGTCCGGCACCGTCGTTTCGCGTATCCCCATATCGGCAATCCCAGAAGCGGTTGTCGTTCGCAAAGCACTGGAGGGCACGACTATCGAAAGTGCTGCCAGAATGGCCAAGCCGCATCACATTGCCCGGCTCGATGCCATCATCTCCCGGCAGAAGGCGCTTGCCGCCCTCGGCGACGTGTCCAGCTTCCATGAAGAAGACGAGGCCTTTCACGAGGCGATAATCCAGATCGCGGGCTATCCCGGTATCTGGACCATCCTGAAAACGGTCAAGGTGCAGATCGACCGAGCCCGGCGGCTGACGCTTCCAGCCTTGGGCCGCATGGACAACGTAGTTCCCGAACACTGTGCTATCCGCGATGCGATCGCAGCCCACGATGAGAACGCCGCTCGCAACGCGATGCTTCACCATCTGAGCGCCGTCATTCCCGACGTCGCGGAGCTTCGCACACGTTATCCCGATTATTTCTGCTGA
- the uxuA gene encoding mannonate dehydratase — protein MRQGWRWFGPEAPVTLDDVRQTGATNIVSSLHQIPIGRAWTKSEVGERKSMIENTPPGRSSLTWSVVESIPIPDAVKRKGGQAKAEIEAWIASLEAVAACGIPIICYNFMPVVDWTRTELDYEISTGATAMRFDHERFAAFDLFVLQRQGAEKEYSAEDRQRARDVYEAMPEAEIAEITRIITSALPGSTTEPLTIPGFREKLAAYAGIDAAKLRQHLIEFLQAVTPAAEARGVKLTLHPDDPPRSLFGLPRIASTADDYAALFEAVPSQANGMCYCTGSLGVRADNDMPAIARRFASRIYFAHLRATKREGDGRSFHESAHLEGDVDMVAVLKELVAEDRKRSPEGEIVFRSDHGHRMLDDLNKTVTPGYPAIGRMRGLAELRGILHALGAKPS, from the coding sequence ATGCGGCAAGGTTGGAGATGGTTTGGGCCTGAGGCTCCCGTCACTTTGGACGATGTACGCCAGACAGGCGCGACGAACATCGTTTCCTCGCTGCATCAGATACCGATCGGCCGCGCCTGGACGAAAAGCGAAGTCGGCGAACGCAAATCGATGATCGAGAATACGCCGCCCGGCCGCTCGTCCCTCACGTGGTCCGTCGTCGAGAGCATTCCGATCCCCGACGCAGTCAAGCGCAAGGGTGGCCAGGCCAAGGCCGAAATCGAGGCCTGGATTGCAAGCCTCGAAGCCGTCGCCGCCTGCGGGATCCCGATCATCTGCTACAACTTCATGCCCGTAGTCGACTGGACACGCACCGAGCTCGACTACGAGATATCAACGGGCGCGACCGCCATGCGCTTCGACCACGAACGCTTTGCTGCCTTCGACCTCTTCGTGCTGCAGCGTCAGGGCGCCGAAAAGGAATATTCAGCGGAGGACCGGCAACGCGCCCGCGATGTCTACGAGGCTATGCCGGAAGCGGAGATCGCCGAGATCACACGCATCATAACCTCGGCGCTGCCGGGCTCGACCACCGAGCCTTTGACCATTCCCGGCTTCCGCGAAAAGCTTGCCGCCTATGCCGGCATCGACGCCGCCAAGCTTCGCCAGCACCTCATCGAATTCCTTCAGGCCGTCACACCTGCCGCCGAAGCGCGCGGCGTCAAGCTGACGCTCCATCCGGACGATCCGCCGCGTTCGCTCTTCGGCCTGCCGCGCATTGCCTCGACGGCAGACGACTACGCTGCCCTTTTCGAGGCCGTACCATCACAGGCAAACGGTATGTGCTACTGCACCGGCAGCCTCGGAGTGCGCGCCGACAACGACATGCCGGCGATCGCCCGCCGCTTTGCCTCGCGCATTTACTTCGCACACCTGCGCGCCACCAAGCGCGAAGGCGACGGCCGCTCCTTCCATGAGAGCGCACATCTGGAAGGCGATGTCGATATGGTCGCAGTTCTCAAGGAACTCGTGGCCGAGGACCGCAAGCGCAGCCCGGAAGGCGAAATCGTGTTTCGCTCCGACCATGGTCACCGTATGCTGGACGACCTGAACAAGACCGTCACGCCAGGCTATCCCGCGATCGGCCGCATGCGCGGATTGGCGGAACTGCGCGGTATCCTGCACGCGCTCGGTGCCAAACCATCCTGA
- a CDS encoding HipA domain-containing protein, translating to MSAILKQFSSDPFAGIAAYLRRDIANLAFDNLDNHGRNSALNKYSGGTIRLSPLFDFAPMRLAKEGIIRSTRCASHARPLGPYG from the coding sequence GTGTCGGCAATCCTGAAACAATTCTCGTCTGATCCCTTTGCCGGCATCGCTGCGTATCTAAGACGTGACATCGCAAATCTGGCGTTCGACAATCTTGACAATCACGGACGAAACTCGGCGCTGAACAAGTATTCTGGTGGGACCATTCGGCTCTCGCCACTCTTCGACTTCGCCCCCATGCGACTGGCGAAGGAAGGAATCATCCGGTCTACCCGATGTGCGTCGCATGCGCGACCGTTGGGACCATACGGCTAG
- a CDS encoding FadR/GntR family transcriptional regulator, with protein sequence MGAAVPALRLQGEQRLYQIVARRIARMIEANAKNPDWRMPSERELAEELQVSRPVVREAVIALEMRGLVEVKGRAGIVVLPVRGNQVNFDKISADAGPGPFELLEARLAVEASAAAMAAERATNYDIAVLEDCIAQMEHETDVTLNNEKGDRDFHVTIARMTGNAIIVSIVEALWVQRDESLMWKKLHEHIHAPSVRPLWIGDHHAILTALRLRNPDAAYKAMARHIRNVSNELMEADERGRFAPDFMQADDGKSR encoded by the coding sequence ATGGGGGCAGCCGTACCAGCGCTTCGGCTTCAGGGGGAGCAGCGGCTTTATCAGATCGTCGCACGCCGTATAGCGCGCATGATCGAGGCAAACGCCAAGAACCCGGACTGGCGCATGCCTTCCGAACGCGAGCTTGCCGAAGAACTCCAAGTCAGCCGCCCGGTCGTGCGCGAGGCGGTTATTGCTTTGGAGATGCGCGGACTGGTCGAGGTCAAGGGCAGGGCAGGCATCGTCGTTTTGCCGGTTCGCGGCAATCAGGTCAATTTTGACAAGATCAGTGCGGATGCCGGACCCGGTCCCTTCGAGCTTCTGGAAGCCCGGCTTGCAGTCGAGGCGAGTGCCGCCGCCATGGCGGCCGAACGCGCCACGAACTACGATATTGCCGTGCTCGAGGACTGTATCGCTCAGATGGAGCATGAGACCGATGTCACCTTAAACAACGAAAAGGGCGACCGAGATTTCCATGTGACGATTGCGCGCATGACCGGAAATGCCATCATCGTTTCAATCGTCGAGGCGCTTTGGGTTCAGCGCGACGAGTCGCTGATGTGGAAAAAACTGCATGAGCATATCCACGCGCCAAGCGTGCGCCCGCTCTGGATCGGCGATCACCATGCAATCCTGACAGCTCTGCGTCTGCGCAATCCCGACGCCGCCTATAAGGCGATGGCGCGCCACATCCGCAACGTCAGTAACGAATTGATGGAAGCTGACGAAAGGGGACGATTTGCGCCGGACTTCATGCAGGCCGATGATGGAAAATCGCGCTAG
- a CDS encoding Gfo/Idh/MocA family protein, translating into MTKKLRVGVIGAGIASRHLIGYDWNKDLFDVPVLCSLDEERGRELCQKHGIGEYTQNVDDLFVRNDLDIIDISTPPDSHFELCKKGIESGKHVICEKPLFGSIADVDEMSRIVARSGGKKLMPIFQYRYGSGLQKLKLLIELGLTGRPFLTTIETHWWRGPAYYEVPWRGKWKSELGGGLLGHAIHAHDMLNYVHGACAEVFAYGATLVNKIEVEDTMALSVKMQNGSLAVLSMTLGSRKEISRLRFCFHDLVAESILEPYTMGRDPWSFIAGTEEHQKRVDEALAGYEVKEDGYTRQFELFHQAIVEDKEPPVTLQDARNSLELVTAAYHSQRTGKPTPLPITAEHPLYHSWLPDEERRMAASA; encoded by the coding sequence ATGACGAAGAAATTGCGCGTTGGCGTAATCGGTGCGGGCATCGCGTCGCGCCATCTGATCGGCTACGACTGGAACAAGGATCTTTTCGACGTGCCGGTGCTTTGCTCGCTGGACGAAGAACGCGGCCGCGAACTTTGCCAAAAGCATGGCATTGGCGAGTATACTCAGAATGTCGACGACCTTTTTGTCCGCAACGATCTCGACATCATCGATATTTCGACACCGCCGGATTCTCATTTCGAACTCTGCAAGAAGGGCATCGAATCGGGAAAACATGTGATTTGTGAAAAGCCGCTCTTCGGCTCGATTGCCGACGTCGACGAGATGAGTCGCATTGTCGCGCGTTCCGGCGGCAAGAAACTCATGCCGATCTTCCAGTATCGCTACGGCTCCGGTCTTCAGAAGCTGAAGCTGCTGATCGAGCTTGGTCTGACCGGGCGCCCCTTCCTGACAACGATCGAAACTCATTGGTGGCGTGGCCCTGCCTATTACGAAGTTCCGTGGCGCGGAAAGTGGAAGAGCGAGCTCGGCGGCGGCCTGCTTGGCCACGCGATCCATGCGCACGACATGCTGAATTATGTGCATGGCGCCTGCGCCGAAGTCTTTGCCTATGGCGCGACGCTGGTAAACAAGATCGAAGTCGAAGATACGATGGCGCTTTCCGTCAAGATGCAAAACGGATCGCTGGCGGTCCTTTCCATGACGCTCGGCTCACGCAAGGAGATCTCGCGCCTGCGCTTCTGCTTCCATGATCTCGTCGCCGAAAGCATTCTCGAGCCTTATACGATGGGTCGCGATCCGTGGAGCTTCATCGCAGGCACCGAGGAGCACCAGAAGCGTGTCGACGAAGCACTGGCCGGCTACGAAGTGAAGGAAGACGGCTACACCCGCCAGTTCGAGCTGTTCCATCAGGCGATCGTCGAAGACAAGGAGCCGCCGGTGACGCTGCAGGACGCGCGCAATTCGCTGGAACTGGTGACGGCTGCCTATCATTCGCAGCGCACCGGCAAGCCGACGCCGCTGCCGATCACCGCCGAGCATCCGCTTTACCACTCGTGGCTTCCGGACGAGGAGCGGCGTATGGCCGCCAGCGCCTGA
- a CDS encoding Gfo/Idh/MocA family protein — protein sequence MPRFAVVGIDHPHTFDHVKGLQAAGGEFVGYCPKTSVPALLENFKKTYPDAPQIDRETIFADPSIDVICISAIPRDRAGLAIRAMRAGKDVMTDKPGVTTFAQLEEVKKAVAETGRIFSICFSERHCVRSAVKAAKLVKEGAIGKVIQTLGMGPHRLQLPTRPDWFFDPEAFGGIIVDIASHQIDQFLFYTGSTRGDVVASAIGNFGMPEKPAFQDFGEVLLRSDKASGYVRVDWFTPEALPTWGDGRLTILGTKGYIELRKYIDISGRPGKDHLFLVNGEENTYIDCSSEKLDYFEAFTADVRDRTETAMTQAHVYEVCRLSLEAQAKASRLGGR from the coding sequence ATGCCGAGATTTGCCGTCGTCGGAATCGATCATCCGCACACGTTTGATCATGTGAAGGGATTGCAAGCGGCGGGTGGAGAATTCGTTGGTTATTGCCCGAAGACCTCTGTTCCGGCGCTGCTCGAAAATTTCAAGAAGACATATCCGGATGCGCCGCAGATCGATCGCGAGACGATTTTCGCCGATCCGTCCATCGACGTCATCTGCATCTCCGCCATTCCGCGCGATCGCGCCGGTCTTGCGATCCGCGCCATGAGGGCCGGCAAGGACGTGATGACGGATAAGCCGGGCGTCACGACGTTTGCGCAGTTGGAGGAGGTCAAGAAGGCCGTCGCCGAGACGGGCAGGATCTTCTCGATCTGCTTTTCGGAGCGCCATTGCGTTCGTTCGGCGGTCAAAGCAGCCAAACTCGTCAAGGAAGGCGCGATCGGCAAGGTCATACAGACGCTCGGCATGGGACCGCACCGGCTCCAGCTTCCGACGCGGCCGGACTGGTTTTTCGATCCCGAAGCCTTTGGCGGCATCATCGTCGACATCGCCTCGCATCAGATCGACCAGTTTCTCTTCTATACCGGCTCGACGAGGGGCGACGTCGTCGCAAGCGCAATCGGCAACTTCGGCATGCCGGAGAAACCGGCATTCCAGGACTTCGGCGAGGTATTGCTTCGCTCCGACAAGGCGTCTGGCTATGTCCGCGTCGACTGGTTTACGCCCGAGGCGCTGCCGACCTGGGGCGACGGACGTCTGACCATTCTCGGCACCAAAGGCTATATCGAGCTTCGCAAATACATCGATATTTCCGGCCGCCCCGGCAAGGATCATCTATTCCTCGTGAACGGCGAGGAAAATACCTACATCGACTGCAGCAGCGAGAAGCTCGACTATTTTGAAGCATTCACCGCCGATGTGCGCGATCGCACGGAAACGGCGATGACGCAGGCGCACGTCTACGAGGTCTGCCGCCTTTCGCTTGAGGCGCAGGCCAAGGCTTCCCGGCTCGGCGGACGATAG
- a CDS encoding ABC transporter substrate-binding protein — MKRTRIGLWAASTLLAATALTGIAQAQELTVLCDDIGFGCLTMDPVVKRYESENPGVKVKLETVPYQSLVESLPVQLESGEGPDAAIITDLGGLSRYYLDLTPYVNAANFEKEYSQTLQWLRGSNPTSKAINGMPTTLTVNGAYVNLTLFEQAGVPVPKEGATWAEWAEATRKVAKATNTEYAMEMDRSGHRFASLAISYGAELVDDQGKPVIDKGLKDAVEQFVAWHKDGTMPMDLWGAVGGATHRELFSDFLNAKTVLYFGGSWTLSQMDKEVGDLFDWQVSPAPCGPSSCTVMPGGGALVGFKHTKQPEAVGKLIDYIAQSKNNAEIVSAAVEIPAAKSLIENGVTYPGASERTQQSLSTFIAQIPKMAPAAYRFQGWRYQRAMMNALTTRISQVLNSELEVDAALDRVKQDVELAIKAAGQ; from the coding sequence ATGAAACGCACCCGCATCGGCTTGTGGGCGGCCTCGACGCTGCTTGCAGCCACGGCGCTGACGGGTATTGCCCAGGCGCAGGAACTCACCGTTTTGTGCGACGATATCGGCTTCGGCTGCCTGACCATGGATCCCGTTGTCAAACGATACGAATCCGAGAATCCAGGCGTCAAGGTCAAGCTCGAGACCGTTCCCTATCAGTCGCTCGTCGAAAGCCTGCCGGTGCAACTCGAATCCGGCGAGGGCCCCGATGCGGCGATCATCACCGACCTCGGCGGCCTCAGCCGTTACTATCTCGACCTGACGCCTTATGTGAACGCGGCGAATTTCGAGAAGGAATACAGCCAGACCCTACAATGGCTGCGTGGCTCCAATCCGACGAGCAAGGCGATCAACGGCATGCCGACGACGCTCACCGTCAATGGCGCCTATGTCAATCTCACCTTGTTCGAGCAGGCGGGCGTTCCGGTTCCCAAGGAGGGCGCAACCTGGGCCGAATGGGCAGAAGCGACACGCAAGGTGGCCAAGGCGACCAATACCGAATACGCCATGGAGATGGACCGCTCTGGCCACCGCTTTGCAAGCCTTGCCATCAGTTACGGCGCCGAATTGGTCGATGACCAGGGCAAACCGGTTATCGACAAGGGGCTGAAGGACGCCGTCGAACAGTTCGTCGCATGGCACAAGGACGGAACAATGCCGATGGACCTTTGGGGAGCGGTCGGCGGCGCGACGCATCGCGAACTCTTCTCGGATTTCCTGAATGCCAAGACCGTGCTTTACTTCGGCGGTTCCTGGACGCTCAGCCAGATGGACAAGGAAGTAGGGGACCTCTTCGACTGGCAGGTTTCACCTGCGCCCTGCGGGCCTTCTTCGTGCACCGTCATGCCGGGCGGTGGAGCGCTCGTCGGCTTCAAGCATACCAAACAGCCCGAAGCGGTCGGCAAGCTGATCGACTATATCGCCCAGTCGAAGAACAATGCCGAAATCGTCTCGGCAGCCGTCGAGATTCCGGCGGCAAAATCACTCATCGAAAATGGCGTGACCTATCCGGGCGCCTCTGAGCGCACGCAACAATCACTTTCGACCTTCATCGCCCAGATCCCGAAAATGGCGCCGGCCGCCTATCGCTTCCAGGGCTGGCGCTATCAGCGTGCCATGATGAATGCACTGACGACGCGCATCAGCCAGGTCCTGAACAGCGAATTGGAGGTCGACGCTGCACTTGACCGTGTCAAGCAGGATGTCGAGCTCGCCATCAAGGCGGCCGGCCAATAG